The following are encoded together in the Pseudoalteromonas ruthenica genome:
- a CDS encoding VWA domain-containing protein: MTEFTFIRPDALWLLIVVALYMLWRLTGSKRQPSNSQLIAPHLATQVLSQGQQKRAPSHVLSTLLMALMVVAIAGPSFSKKEVPVYQSKMARVLVMDMSRSMYSTDIAPSRLQQARYKALDMVDLFTEGETALVAYANDAYTISPLTSDSQTLTNLIPSLSPDIMPGQGSNVLAGLTQAQELLSQAGYARGDVILLSDGIDADEEADVRDWLASHDYRLHIYAIGTAEGAPINLPDGGFLKDQYGQIVIPTTDFSRLQRLAQAGNGKLLRYQASAANPSVLQSTKQQQQELQQDNKQTLWRIDAGIYLTLLIVPLMLWLMGRRALVLCAFMVLLPQPKAYAAQWQSWFNNEQQNALSAYQHEAYDQASQTENPLIAGAAKYQQQDYQGALDAFASDNSAQGLYNQGNALAQLGQLDEAIERYQQALEKNPELESAARNKALVEQMRQQQQQESQQGNNEQDSSQNKQQTEQDNDNQQQGEQQQSQQGQQQSAGQRNDANNNDPQNSAQANDESSGQQPTESESKQSDSEQSQQQQQRQNGEHQQGDKAQSAEQQQQAQQMQQQQGDQQGTEQQLAAQASELTPEERERAQQLNQLLRKIPDDPEILLRNKMQLESRKRQRYRRLPQGVEKSW; the protein is encoded by the coding sequence ATGACCGAGTTTACGTTTATTCGCCCCGATGCATTGTGGTTGCTGATAGTGGTGGCTTTGTACATGCTCTGGCGGCTCACTGGGAGCAAACGCCAACCTAGCAATAGCCAACTTATTGCTCCGCACTTGGCAACACAGGTCCTGAGTCAAGGCCAGCAAAAGCGAGCACCTAGTCATGTATTAAGTACTTTGCTTATGGCCTTGATGGTAGTGGCGATTGCCGGCCCAAGCTTTAGCAAAAAAGAGGTGCCAGTCTATCAAAGCAAAATGGCCCGGGTGTTAGTCATGGATATGTCGCGCTCAATGTATAGCACCGATATCGCCCCAAGCCGACTGCAACAAGCACGCTATAAAGCTCTGGATATGGTGGATTTGTTCACCGAAGGAGAAACTGCGCTGGTTGCTTACGCCAATGATGCCTATACAATTTCGCCCTTAACCTCAGATAGTCAGACGTTGACCAATCTGATTCCCAGTCTCAGCCCAGATATTATGCCCGGACAAGGCAGTAATGTGCTTGCTGGTCTGACACAGGCACAAGAGTTACTCAGCCAAGCAGGCTATGCACGTGGCGATGTGATCTTACTGAGCGATGGCATAGATGCCGATGAAGAAGCGGATGTCCGTGATTGGCTCGCCAGTCATGACTATCGCTTACATATTTATGCCATAGGTACTGCCGAGGGTGCCCCGATTAACTTGCCAGATGGGGGTTTTCTTAAAGATCAGTACGGGCAAATCGTTATCCCTACCACCGACTTTTCACGTCTCCAGCGCTTGGCCCAAGCCGGCAACGGAAAGTTATTACGCTATCAAGCAAGTGCGGCAAACCCCTCGGTACTGCAGAGCACCAAGCAACAGCAGCAAGAATTGCAACAGGACAATAAACAGACCTTATGGCGCATTGATGCCGGCATCTATTTAACCCTGCTAATCGTGCCGTTAATGTTATGGCTAATGGGCCGTCGCGCTTTAGTTCTGTGCGCCTTTATGGTGCTACTGCCACAACCTAAGGCCTATGCGGCGCAGTGGCAGAGCTGGTTTAACAACGAACAGCAAAACGCCCTATCCGCTTATCAGCACGAGGCCTATGATCAGGCCAGCCAAACTGAAAACCCGCTGATAGCCGGAGCAGCAAAATATCAACAACAGGATTACCAAGGCGCTCTTGATGCCTTTGCTTCAGACAATTCAGCGCAAGGGCTGTACAACCAAGGCAACGCCCTGGCGCAATTAGGGCAACTTGATGAGGCAATTGAGCGTTATCAGCAAGCGCTGGAAAAAAATCCTGAGCTCGAATCGGCTGCACGGAACAAAGCATTAGTGGAACAAATGCGCCAACAACAGCAACAGGAATCACAACAAGGAAATAACGAGCAAGACTCCTCACAAAATAAGCAGCAAACAGAGCAAGACAACGATAATCAGCAGCAAGGTGAGCAACAACAGTCACAACAAGGGCAACAACAAAGCGCCGGTCAGCGTAACGACGCAAACAACAATGACCCGCAAAACAGTGCCCAAGCAAACGATGAATCGAGTGGGCAACAACCCACCGAGTCTGAGTCTAAACAAAGCGACAGTGAACAGTCGCAGCAACAGCAGCAACGCCAAAATGGCGAGCACCAACAAGGCGATAAAGCGCAAAGTGCTGAACAACAGCAACAAGCTCAGCAAATGCAGCAACAGCAAGGTGATCAGCAGGGCACAGAGCAACAACTGGCGGCACAAGCCAGTGAGCTGACGCCTGAGGAGCGCGAGCGCGCCCAGCAGTTGAATCAGTTATTGCGCAAGATCCCTGACGATCCGGAAATTCTGCTGCGCAATAAAATGCAACTTGAATCAAGAAAAAGACAACGTTATCGCCGCTTACCACAAGGAGTTGAAAAATCATGGTAA
- a CDS encoding vWA domain-containing protein, with protein sequence MFEFAWSWAFALLPLPWLIALIAGKQKHHSTLMLRIHALAHMGMTNTKVTPSRKWPHWLLAIVWALVVASAANPVFRGEPITLSEPGRDIMLAVDLSGSMREQDMAYQGRFVDRLSVVKAVLSEFISQRRGDQLGLILFADTAFLQTPLTRDVDTVAQMLEESQIGLVGRATAIGDALGLSVKRFNEKSQSNKVVILLTDGQNTAGNLKPEEALILAKDAGVKVYTVGVGADGRNQGGLFSMLGSSGAMLDESLLKTIAEQTGGQYFRATDTQSLANIYKELDALEPQAEQEQTFRPVDALFYLPLSGALLMLFLAALWRQLKQQAVVGDA encoded by the coding sequence ATGTTTGAATTTGCTTGGTCCTGGGCTTTTGCCCTGCTGCCTTTGCCTTGGCTTATTGCGCTCATCGCTGGCAAACAAAAACACCATAGCACCTTGATGCTGCGCATTCACGCATTGGCACACATGGGAATGACCAATACCAAGGTCACGCCCAGCCGCAAGTGGCCACACTGGTTACTCGCAATTGTCTGGGCGCTTGTTGTAGCCAGCGCTGCCAATCCGGTGTTTCGTGGTGAACCCATCACCCTCTCAGAGCCAGGCCGTGACATTATGCTGGCGGTGGACTTATCTGGGTCAATGCGTGAGCAAGATATGGCTTATCAAGGGCGATTCGTCGACCGCCTTAGTGTCGTTAAAGCGGTGCTCAGTGAGTTTATTAGCCAACGCCGTGGCGATCAGCTGGGGCTTATTTTATTTGCCGACACCGCGTTTTTACAAACGCCACTAACACGCGACGTTGACACTGTGGCGCAAATGCTCGAAGAATCACAAATTGGTTTAGTAGGACGTGCCACCGCCATTGGTGATGCCCTTGGGCTGTCGGTGAAGCGCTTTAATGAAAAGTCACAATCAAACAAGGTAGTGATCTTACTCACCGATGGCCAAAACACCGCTGGTAACCTGAAACCCGAAGAGGCGCTTATTTTGGCCAAAGACGCCGGCGTCAAAGTCTATACCGTGGGTGTGGGCGCAGATGGCCGCAACCAAGGCGGGTTGTTCTCTATGCTTGGCAGCTCTGGGGCCATGCTCGACGAATCGCTGCTAAAAACCATTGCAGAGCAGACCGGCGGTCAGTATTTTCGCGCCACAGACACCCAAAGTTTGGCCAATATTTATAAAGAATTGGATGCGCTCGAGCCACAAGCTGAGCAAGAGCAAACATTCCGCCCAGTGGATGCCTTGTTTTACCTGCCCCTAAGCGGCGCTTTATTGATGTTATTTTTGGCTGCTTTATGGCGACAACTGAAGCAGCAAGCTGTAGTAGGTGATGCATGA
- a CDS encoding DUF4381 domain-containing protein has translation MQGNPLSQLDDVMVPEQVSAWPPGPAWWVIAAVLLIAAVLALALYVRQRRHNRAKREALRLAQSQDAARLHQLLKRLGKHYYGTRVAALSAERWSQVLTLLSDIDFNARELQQLYQPRAVSDELKNKLHQAIKQFKTKERIDV, from the coding sequence ATGCAAGGCAATCCCCTTTCTCAATTAGACGATGTCATGGTCCCTGAGCAGGTAAGTGCTTGGCCGCCAGGCCCCGCCTGGTGGGTTATCGCTGCTGTGCTGTTGATTGCTGCGGTATTGGCGCTGGCCCTGTATGTGCGTCAACGCCGCCATAACCGCGCCAAACGCGAAGCACTGCGCTTGGCGCAGAGCCAAGATGCCGCCCGTTTGCATCAACTGCTCAAACGGTTAGGCAAACATTACTATGGTACGCGTGTAGCGGCGCTCAGTGCCGAGCGCTGGAGCCAAGTATTGACTCTATTAAGTGATATTGATTTTAACGCCCGGGAGTTGCAGCAGTTATATCAGCCTAGAGCGGTAAGCGATGAGCTAAAAAACAAGCTGCACCAAGCCATAAAGCAATTTAAAACCAAGGAGCGCATCGATGTTTGA
- a CDS encoding DUF58 domain-containing protein, with product MNNQAPTHSVAYWLEKLHSNGHSLSLKELTYYKSKTQLLDLAVQKRLRSPLSGQYLAPHKGRGMEFAEVRHYQQGDDVRSIDWRVTARTGEAHTKLFQEEKERPMLLMVDLSSSMQFGSQFVFKSVQAAHVAALVAWSACKRGDKLGALVFNEQQHHEFRPQSRDKAVLRVLHAMQDMQHADIGEQVHAGNLLSQLQRMNQLAKPGSVVYLLSDFVELNDEYGDAIERQLQHLARHCEVVAGVISDPFERQLPQFNDTINVDTGRGKISLALDDAQFRRRYHRQAQQFDSQRLQRLSRHCHSLVEISAASALEQQFSLRSA from the coding sequence ATGAACAATCAGGCCCCCACTCACTCAGTGGCGTACTGGCTTGAAAAGCTGCACAGCAATGGTCATAGCCTGTCACTGAAAGAGCTGACATATTATAAAAGCAAAACCCAGCTGCTGGATTTGGCGGTTCAAAAGCGTTTACGCAGCCCGCTAAGTGGTCAGTATCTGGCCCCGCATAAAGGCCGTGGTATGGAGTTTGCTGAGGTGCGCCATTACCAGCAAGGCGATGATGTGCGCAGTATCGACTGGCGCGTCACCGCTCGTACTGGCGAAGCGCACACCAAGCTTTTTCAAGAGGAAAAAGAACGCCCTATGTTGCTAATGGTCGATCTTAGCTCGTCGATGCAGTTTGGCTCACAGTTTGTATTCAAATCGGTGCAAGCCGCTCATGTGGCTGCGCTGGTGGCTTGGTCGGCGTGTAAACGCGGCGATAAACTTGGCGCCTTGGTATTTAACGAACAGCAGCACCATGAGTTTCGCCCACAAAGCCGTGATAAAGCGGTATTGAGGGTACTTCATGCAATGCAAGACATGCAGCATGCAGACATTGGCGAGCAAGTACACGCGGGGAACCTGCTCAGCCAGTTGCAACGCATGAACCAATTAGCCAAGCCAGGCAGTGTGGTGTATTTGCTCAGTGACTTTGTTGAGCTCAACGATGAATACGGCGATGCTATAGAGCGTCAACTGCAGCACCTGGCACGCCATTGTGAAGTGGTGGCCGGTGTCATTAGCGACCCGTTCGAGCGCCAACTGCCACAATTCAATGACACCATCAACGTTGACACCGGCCGGGGTAAAATAAGTTTGGCCCTGGATGATGCCCAATTTCGCCGCCGCTATCATCGCCAAGCACAGCAATTTGACTCGCAGCGCCTACAGCGTTTATCTCGCCATTGCCACTCACTGGTGGAGATTTCCGCTGCCAGTGCCCTTGAGCAACAATTTTCGCTTCGGAGTGCATAA
- a CDS encoding AAA family ATPase, translating to MAVAKFAQLKTYLDSEIIGQPHLTQALLIAVLADGHLLVEGPPGLAKTRAVNALAKGLEGSFQRIQFTPDLLPSDVTGTDIYRQQTSEFVFEPGPLFHNLVLADEINRAPAKVQSALLEAMAERQITVGKNTYPLEQLFMVMATQNPLEQEGTYPLPEAQLDRFLLHLNIDYPDADSELAILRLTRGEALEGEHARIEPLTQADLFAARKEVLALHLAEPLEQYLVQLIMATRDGKQLDDQLASWLEYGASPRATIALDRAARAHAWLEGRDFVSPEDIQAVFHNVLRHRIILSYEAQADGITKDQVLQHILERVAVP from the coding sequence ATGGCAGTTGCTAAGTTTGCACAATTAAAAACCTACCTCGATAGCGAAATTATCGGCCAACCCCATTTGACTCAAGCATTATTAATTGCTGTTCTCGCTGATGGTCACTTATTGGTGGAAGGGCCACCTGGGCTTGCCAAAACGCGGGCTGTGAATGCGCTGGCCAAAGGGTTGGAGGGGAGTTTTCAACGCATTCAGTTCACCCCTGACCTACTGCCCTCAGATGTGACTGGAACCGATATCTATCGTCAGCAAACCAGCGAATTTGTATTTGAGCCAGGCCCGCTTTTCCATAACTTAGTGTTAGCCGACGAAATAAACCGGGCACCAGCAAAAGTGCAATCGGCATTATTAGAAGCCATGGCAGAGCGGCAAATTACCGTGGGTAAAAACACCTATCCGCTAGAGCAACTGTTTATGGTAATGGCGACGCAAAATCCGCTCGAACAGGAAGGCACCTACCCACTGCCCGAAGCTCAGCTTGACCGGTTCCTACTACACCTTAATATTGACTACCCCGATGCAGACTCCGAGCTCGCCATTTTACGGCTGACGCGCGGCGAAGCACTTGAGGGTGAACACGCCCGTATTGAGCCGCTCACCCAGGCGGATTTATTTGCTGCGCGCAAGGAAGTATTAGCCTTGCACTTAGCCGAGCCGTTGGAACAGTACCTAGTGCAACTCATTATGGCGACTCGTGATGGCAAGCAACTGGATGACCAGCTCGCTAGCTGGCTAGAGTATGGTGCCAGCCCCCGTGCCACCATAGCCCTTGACCGTGCTGCGCGAGCCCATGCTTGGCTAGAGGGTCGTGACTTTGTCAGCCCCGAAGATATTCAAGCGGTGTTCCACAACGTGCTGCGCCATCGCATCATTTTAAGTTATGAAGCGCAAGCCGATGGCATCACCAAAGACCAAGTGTTGCAGCACATTCTCGAGCGAGTGGCTGTGCCCTAA
- the fadI gene encoding acetyl-CoA C-acyltransferase FadI has protein sequence MSEQTKLTTRNGERIAIVSGLRTPFAKQATAFHHVPALDLGKLVVNEMLERLDFDRKEIDQLVFGQVVQMPEAPNIAREIVLGTGMPVNVDAYSVSRACATSFQAIANVAESIMAGHTQVGIAGGADSSSVLPIGVSKKLAGSLVDLTKARTLSQRLKIFSKLRPKDLMPVPPAVAEYSTGLSMGQTAEQMAKSHSISRADQDALAHRSHTLASQAWAEGKLTQEVMTAHVPPYKSFIEQDNNIRTNSQLEGYAKLKPVFDRKYGSVTAANSTPLTDGAAAVMLMNESKAKAMGYEILGYIRSYAFSAIGVQEDMLMGPAHSTPVALDRAGITLGDLDLIEMHEAFAAQTLANMKMFASDKFAKEQLGRDKAIGEIDMDKFNVNGGSLAYGHPFAATGARLITQSIHELNRRGGGLALTTACAAGGLGAAFVLESA, from the coding sequence ATGTCTGAGCAAACAAAATTAACAACACGCAACGGGGAGCGCATCGCCATTGTTAGCGGCCTGCGTACGCCTTTTGCAAAACAAGCTACCGCCTTTCACCACGTCCCAGCACTCGATTTAGGCAAGCTGGTCGTCAACGAAATGCTTGAGCGCTTGGACTTTGATCGCAAAGAAATTGATCAGTTGGTGTTTGGCCAAGTCGTGCAAATGCCCGAAGCGCCGAATATTGCCCGTGAAATTGTCCTGGGTACAGGCATGCCAGTCAATGTCGACGCTTACTCGGTATCACGGGCTTGTGCGACTAGCTTCCAAGCAATTGCCAATGTCGCTGAATCCATTATGGCGGGTCATACCCAAGTGGGTATTGCTGGCGGTGCAGACTCTTCTTCTGTCTTGCCTATTGGTGTAAGCAAGAAGCTGGCAGGCAGCCTTGTGGATTTAACCAAAGCGCGGACCCTATCGCAACGCTTGAAGATTTTCTCTAAGTTGCGTCCTAAAGATCTTATGCCAGTGCCTCCGGCGGTTGCCGAGTACTCAACTGGGCTTTCTATGGGGCAAACGGCAGAGCAAATGGCGAAAAGCCACAGCATTAGCCGCGCTGATCAAGATGCCCTAGCGCATCGCTCGCACACGTTAGCCAGCCAAGCTTGGGCTGAGGGCAAATTGACGCAGGAAGTTATGACTGCACATGTACCACCTTATAAGTCATTTATTGAACAAGACAATAACATTCGTACCAATTCACAGCTTGAAGGCTATGCCAAATTGAAGCCGGTATTCGATCGCAAATACGGTAGCGTCACTGCCGCGAACTCGACGCCATTAACCGATGGTGCGGCTGCGGTGATGCTGATGAATGAAAGCAAAGCCAAAGCGATGGGCTATGAAATCTTGGGTTACATCCGCAGTTATGCCTTCAGTGCCATCGGTGTGCAGGAGGATATGTTGATGGGTCCGGCACATTCTACCCCTGTTGCCCTAGACAGAGCGGGGATCACCTTAGGCGATCTAGACCTAATTGAAATGCACGAGGCTTTCGCGGCGCAAACCTTAGCTAATATGAAAATGTTTGCTTCTGATAAGTTTGCCAAAGAGCAGCTTGGCCGTGATAAAGCCATTGGTGAAATTGACATGGACAAATTTAACGTCAACGGGGGCTCGCTAGCATATGGCCACCCCTTCGCCGCTACCGGAGCCCGTTTGATTACACAAAGTATTCATGAGCTTAACCGTCGCGGCGGTGGCTTAGCCCTAACTACGGCGTGTGCTGCCGGTGGTTTAGGTGCGGCCTTTGTATTGGAGAGCGCATAA
- the fadJ gene encoding fatty acid oxidation complex subunit alpha FadJ, translated as MTTESVFSFELNDERVGIVTIDVPGEKMNTLRASFAEQLQDIVRTANENNVKGLVFTSAKPDNFIAGADINMLDNAHSREEALALSTMCQEAFFELEKLPYPTVAAIHGAALGGGLEFALACDYRVCSDSDITKMGLPEVQLGLLPGGGGTQRLPKLVGLQKALEWMLTGKQVRAKQAKKAGLVNDSVPHSVLLEVACKYALKGKARATKPPLDKVSALLESNPFGRNLIFKKAAENVAKKTGGHYPATDNIIKAVRASVELDTLKAYKTEADGFADLVMSDVSKSLRGIFFATTEMKKEWRADDAPSTDKVAVLGGGLMGAGITHVSAIKAGVPVRVKDVAHKGISGAMNYSYKLLEKKRKRRIISKAQLQEQMSRITGTTDYSGFAHVDMVIEAVFEDLKLKQSMVADIESHGQAHTIFASNTSSLPIAQIAEQAQRPENVIGLHYFSPVEKMPLVEIIPHAGTSEQTIARTVSFARKQGKTPIVVKDKAGFFVNRILAPYVNEAANLLLAGEPIEKIDKALVEFGFPVGPLALLDEVGIDIGSKIAPILEKELGERFKAPDAFSRLIDNKRLGRKSGRGFYDYSKKDKKPDESVYELLGVTPAPKLNKEQIAERCVMQMLNEAARCLDEGIVASARDGDIGAIFGIGFPPFHGGPFSYMDKLGLSNVCSTLSSYAQQNEVFTPAPALVAMAEKGQRFYDQDAAPQETVEQDTAEQGTDDPSTQPS; from the coding sequence ATGACAACAGAATCCGTATTTAGTTTTGAGTTAAACGATGAACGCGTTGGCATCGTCACTATTGACGTGCCAGGCGAGAAAATGAACACCTTGCGCGCCAGTTTTGCTGAGCAGCTGCAAGACATTGTTCGCACCGCCAACGAAAATAACGTCAAAGGCTTGGTATTTACCAGCGCCAAGCCAGATAACTTCATTGCCGGCGCCGATATCAACATGCTTGATAACGCTCATTCACGTGAAGAAGCCTTAGCGCTATCGACCATGTGTCAGGAAGCGTTTTTTGAACTGGAAAAGCTGCCTTATCCCACCGTCGCGGCTATTCATGGTGCCGCCCTAGGCGGGGGCTTAGAGTTTGCCTTGGCATGTGATTATCGGGTGTGCAGCGACAGTGATATTACCAAAATGGGCTTGCCTGAAGTGCAGCTTGGCCTACTCCCAGGTGGCGGCGGCACACAGCGTTTACCTAAATTAGTGGGCTTGCAGAAAGCCTTAGAGTGGATGCTAACCGGCAAGCAAGTGCGTGCTAAGCAAGCGAAAAAAGCTGGCCTCGTCAATGATAGTGTCCCTCACAGTGTTTTACTTGAAGTGGCGTGTAAGTACGCACTTAAAGGCAAAGCGCGTGCAACTAAGCCGCCGTTGGATAAAGTATCGGCGTTGTTGGAGTCTAACCCATTTGGTCGCAACCTGATTTTCAAAAAAGCGGCTGAAAACGTCGCCAAAAAGACCGGTGGTCATTACCCTGCAACGGATAATATTATTAAGGCGGTGCGCGCCAGCGTTGAGCTAGATACCCTCAAAGCCTACAAAACCGAAGCCGACGGCTTTGCCGATTTAGTGATGAGTGATGTATCGAAATCGCTGCGCGGTATCTTCTTTGCTACCACGGAAATGAAAAAAGAGTGGCGCGCCGATGATGCTCCGAGCACCGATAAAGTAGCCGTGCTGGGCGGCGGCTTAATGGGAGCCGGTATCACGCATGTCAGTGCCATCAAAGCGGGCGTGCCGGTGCGTGTCAAAGACGTTGCCCATAAAGGCATTAGTGGGGCGATGAATTACAGCTACAAGCTATTAGAGAAAAAACGCAAGCGTCGTATTATCTCCAAAGCGCAGTTGCAAGAGCAGATGAGCCGTATTACCGGCACCACTGATTACAGTGGCTTTGCGCATGTAGATATGGTGATTGAAGCGGTATTTGAAGATCTCAAGCTGAAGCAATCAATGGTTGCCGATATTGAAAGCCATGGCCAAGCACACACTATTTTCGCTAGTAACACCTCGTCACTGCCCATTGCCCAAATTGCTGAGCAAGCGCAGCGCCCAGAGAATGTTATTGGCTTGCATTACTTCTCGCCGGTAGAAAAAATGCCGCTGGTGGAAATTATCCCCCATGCAGGCACCAGCGAGCAGACCATCGCCCGTACGGTGAGCTTTGCCCGTAAACAAGGCAAAACACCCATAGTGGTGAAGGATAAAGCCGGCTTCTTTGTAAACCGTATCTTGGCGCCTTATGTAAACGAAGCAGCCAACCTATTGCTAGCCGGTGAGCCAATCGAGAAAATCGACAAAGCCTTGGTTGAATTTGGCTTCCCAGTGGGGCCATTAGCCTTACTTGATGAAGTGGGCATCGATATCGGTTCTAAGATAGCGCCTATCTTGGAAAAAGAACTGGGTGAGCGTTTTAAAGCCCCTGATGCGTTTAGCCGCTTAATCGATAACAAGCGACTAGGACGCAAATCAGGCCGTGGTTTCTACGATTACTCGAAAAAGGACAAAAAGCCTGACGAGTCAGTGTACGAACTTCTTGGCGTGACTCCGGCTCCTAAGTTGAACAAAGAGCAAATAGCCGAGCGTTGTGTTATGCAAATGCTTAACGAAGCGGCGCGCTGTTTGGATGAGGGCATTGTTGCGAGCGCCCGTGATGGCGATATTGGTGCCATCTTCGGTATTGGCTTCCCACCTTTCCATGGCGGACCTTTCAGCTACATGGATAAGTTAGGGCTGAGCAATGTGTGCTCAACGCTATCGAGCTATGCCCAGCAAAACGAGGTGTTCACGCCAGCCCCCGCTTTGGTGGCAATGGCTGAAAAAGGGCAGCGTTTTTATGACCAAGACGCGGCGCCACAGGAGACGGTCGAGCAGGATACTGCAGAGCAGGGGACCGATGACCCCTCGACGCAACCATCTTGA
- a CDS encoding FxLYD domain-containing protein, protein MLTKSMNEVLKGFFWGLGFAISVIGLASVYSLTIAASVDMGFKKNVRLHAMSSFEDFASDYELSLSEIFKENGRVKITAELRNISNDELYAMGVVASTFDSNGRFIGNCSGKGAEISLSPGEVSYVEIDCNLFKTQSERVHSAKLTLKWI, encoded by the coding sequence ATGTTAACTAAAAGTATGAATGAAGTATTGAAAGGGTTTTTTTGGGGGCTTGGTTTTGCTATTTCAGTTATAGGCTTGGCCAGTGTTTATAGCTTAACCATAGCCGCTTCTGTCGATATGGGTTTTAAGAAAAACGTACGTTTGCACGCTATGAGTTCGTTTGAAGACTTTGCATCTGACTATGAGCTGAGTTTATCGGAGATATTTAAGGAGAATGGCCGCGTTAAGATCACCGCCGAGCTCAGGAATATCTCTAACGATGAGTTGTATGCGATGGGGGTTGTTGCGTCCACCTTCGATTCCAACGGCCGATTTATTGGCAACTGTTCAGGTAAAGGCGCCGAGATAAGTTTGTCTCCCGGTGAGGTCAGTTACGTTGAAATCGACTGTAACTTGTTCAAGACTCAAAGTGAAAGAGTGCACTCTGCGAAGTTAACACTTAAGTGGATTTGA